The Pseudomonas sp. MPC6 nucleotide sequence CAACCCCGCCGGCTTTTGATTTGGGTGCGCCGATCATTCTGTAGGAGCCGGCTTGCTGGCGATGGCGATCCTGAGGGCGCCATCGCGGCCAAGCCGGCTCCTACAGATTGTGCTGGTCTAGCCGACGTGAAAGGTCTGACCGGTTTGCAGGCCTTCTACGCTTTTGGCGTAGGCCAGTGCCACCTCTGCCGCCGGAACCGGCTTGTAACCGCGGAAGTACGGCGCGTACTTGTCCATGGCTTCGAGCAATACGTTGGGGCTCACCGAGTTGACGCGCAGTCCGCGGGGCAACTCGATCGCGGCGGCACGGACGAAGCTGTCGATAGCGCCATTGACCAGGGCTGCCGAGGTGCCGCTGCGAATCGGATCATGGCTGAGCACGCCGGTGGTGAACGTGAACGACGCGCCATCGTTGGCGAATTCGCGGCCGATCAGCAGCAGGTTGACCTGCCCCATCAATTTATCCTTCAGGCCCAGGGCAAAGCTGTCTTCGCTCATTTCGCTCAAGGGGGCGAAGGTCACGTTTCCGGCGGCGCACACCAGTGCATCGAACTTGCCGGTTTGCTCGAACAGTTGGCGAATCGAGGCGCTGTCGCTGATATCGACCTGTAGATCGCCGCTATTACGGCCGATGCGGATGATCTCGTGACGCTCGGACAGTTCTTTGTCGACGGCTGAACCGATAGTGCCGCCGGCGCCGATCAAAAGAATTTTCATGGTGCTGGTCCCCGAATGAGTTGAACGAGACCACAGTCTAGAGTGGTTTTTTCCATTGATAAGCGCGCTAATAGGCAACCTTTGGTTTTTAATTGGAAACAATCCATGAGCGAAATGGATGATCTGGCGGCGTTCGCGGTTTTGATCGAAGCGGGGAGTTTCACCCAGGCGGCGCAGCAACTGGGTTGCAGCAAGGGGCAGTTGTCCAAGCGCATCAGCCTGTTGGAATCGCGGTTTGGCGTGGTGCTGCTGCAACGGACGACGCGCCGCCTCAGTCTGACCGCGGCGGGCGCGGCATTGCTGCCACAAGCCCAGGCGCTCGTCGTCCAAGTGGAGCGGGCGCGTCAGGCGTTGGCGCGATTGAAGGACGATATGGCCGGCCCGGTACGTATGACGGTTCCGGTATCGCTGGGGGAAACCTTCTTCGACGGCTTGTTGCTGGAATTTTCTCACACCTATCCCGAAGTGCAGATCGAGCTCGACCTGAGCAATGACTATCGTGATCTGTCCCGCGACGGTTTCGATCTTGCGGTTCGCTCCGAGGTGGGCAATGACGAACGTCTGGTCGCCCGACCCCTGCTGGCCTGGCACGAGATGACCTGCGCGAGCCCGGGCTATCTCGAACAGTACGGCGAACCGTTGACGCCGCAAGCGCTCGCTGAACACCGCTGCCTGCTCAACAGTCATTACAGCGGCCGCGAAGAGTGGCTTTATCATCAGCAACATGAGTTATTGCGGGTTCGCGTGTCCGGCCCCTTCGCCAGCAACCATTACAGCCTGCTGAAGAAAGCGGCACTGGCCGGTGCCGGCATTGCGCGTTTGCCTTCCTATTTGCTGCAAACGGAATTGGCTGATGGCCGATTGCGCTGGCTCCTGCGCGATTATCAAACCCGCAGAATGCCGATGTATCTGGTGCATCCCTATCAGGGCGGGTTGCCCAAACGCACCCAGGTGCTGGCGGATTACTTGATCGACGGGTTCAAGCGCAGTGGCGAAGCGTTGGACCGGCTCTAACAACCCCCTGTAGGAGCCGGCTTGCCAGCGAACAGAGGTGGATCAGTCGACATCATCATTGGATGTGACGCCGCCTTCGCTGGAAAGCCAGCTCCTACAGGGGGTTCGCGGTGTTGTCGGAATAGGGGCGGGCATAAAAAAAACGGCCCGAAGGCCGTTTTTTTGGTTACCGCAAAGGCTCAACCACCCAGGTACGCTTCGCGCACTTTAGGATCGGTCAGCAACGCCTCACCCGTGCCTTGCATCACCACCCGACCGTTTTCCAGAACGTACGCGCGATCGGCGATTTTCAACGCCTGGTTGGCGTTCTGCTCCACCAGGAACACCGTCACGCCATCCTTGCGCAACTGTTCGATGATGTCGAAGATCTGCTGGATGATGATCGGCGCCAGACCCAGCGAAGGCTCGTCGAGCAGCAGCAGCTTGGGCTTGCTCATCAGCGCCCGGCCGATGGCGAGCATTTGCTGTTCGCCGCCGGACATGGTGCCGCCGCGCTGGGCAAAGCGTTCTTTCAGGCGTGGGAAAAGTCCGAGAACCTTGTCCATCTGTTCCTGATAGTCACTCTTGTTGGTGAAGAAACCGCCCATGGCGAGGTTTTCTTCCACGGTCAGGCGGGCAAAAACCCGACGACCTTCCGGCACGACAGCGATGCTCTTGCGCATGATCTGCGCCGAGGTCTGCCCCACGAGCTCTTCGCCCATGTAGCGGATGCTGCCGCTGTGGGCCTGTGGCGAACCGCAGAGCGTCATCAGCAGGGTCGACTTGCCGGCACCGTTGGCACCGATCAGCGTCACGATTTCGCCCTGACGGATTTCCACGTTGACGCTGTGCAAGGCCTGGATCTTGCCGTAGAAGGTGGAAACGTTTTCGAATTGCAGCATTTACGCTTCCCCCAGGTAGGCTTTGATCACTTCAGGATTGTCGCGGATCTGTTCCGGCGTGCCGTCGGCCAGGGGAGTGCCCTGGTTGATCACGACGATGTGGTCGGAAATGCTCATGACCAGTTTCATGTCGTGTTCGATCAGCAGCACGGTGACGTTGTGCTCTTCACGCAGCATGCCGATCAGCGCTTTCAGGTCCTCGGTTTCCTTCGGGTTCAGGCCGGCGGCCGGTTCGTCGAGCATGAGGATCCGCGGGCGGGTCATCATGCAGCGAGCGATTTCCAGGCGACGTTGCTGACCGTAGGCCAGGGTGCCGGCCGGACGGTTGGCAAACGCCGTGAGGTTGACCTTGTCCAGCCAGTACTCGGCAAATTCCATGGCCTCGCGCTCGCTCTTGCGGAACCCCGGGGTTTTGAACAGGCCGGCCAGGAAGTTGGTGTTCAGGTGACGGTGCTGGGCGATCAACAGGTTCTCGACCGCCGTCATGTCCTTGAACAGCCGCACGTTCTGGAAGGTGCGCACCACGCCTTTGAGGGCGATCTTGTGGCCGGGCAAGCCTTCGATCGCCTGGCCGTCCAGCAGGATGCTGCCGCCGCTCGGTTTGTAGAAACCGGTCAGGCAGTTGAAGACGGTGGTCTTGCCGGCGCCGTTAGGGCCGATCAGCGCCACCACCTGTTTTTCCTTCACGGTCAGGGCCACGCCATTGACCGCCAGCAAGCCGCCGAAGCGCATGCTCAGATTTTCGACTTTCAGGATCTCGCGGCTCATTTGCGCAGCTCCATGTGGGGACGTTGCATGGGCAGCAGGCCTTGAGGGCGCCAGATCATCATCAGCACCATCAAGGCGCCGAACATCAACATGCGGTACTCACTGAACTCACGCATCATTTCAGGCAACAGGATCATCACCACGGCGGCCAGGATCACGCCCAGCTGCGAGCCCATGCCACCCAATACCACGATGGCGAGAATGATCGCCGACTCGATGAAGGTGAAGGACTCCGGCGTTACCAGGCCCTGGCGCGCAGCGAAGAAGCTGCCGGCGAAACCGGCGAAGCTGGCGCCCAGGGTGAAGGCCGACAACTTGATGACCGTAGGATTGAGACCCAGCGCACGGCAGGCGATTTCATCTTCACGCAACGCTTCCCAGGCGCGACCCAGCGGCATGCGCAGCAGGCGGTTGATGACGAACAGCGCGGCCAGCGCGAGGAACAACGCAACCAGGTACAGGAAAATCACCTTGTTGATCGAGTTGTAGGCCAGGCCGAAGTACTCGTGGAAGGTCTGCATCCCTTCTGCCGCTTTACGCTCGAAGGTCAGGCCGAAGAACGTTGGCTTCTCGATGTTGCTGATGCCGTTCGGCCCCCCGGTGAGACCGGTCAGGTTACGCAGGAACAGACGGATGATTTCACCGAAGCCCAGGGTCACGATCGCCAGGTAGTCACCGCGCAGGCGCAATACCGGGAAACCGAGCAGGAAGCCGAAGGTGGCCGCCATCAGGCCGGCGATCGGCAGGCAGATCCAGAAGCTCAGGCCGTAGTAGTGCGACAGCAACGCATAGCTGTAGGCGCCGACAGCGTAGAAGCCCACGTAACCCAGGTCGAGCAGGCCGGCCAGGCCGACCACGATGTTCAGGCCGAGGCCGAGCATCACGTAGATCAGCACCAGGGTGGCGATATCCACCGCCCCGCGAGAGCCGAAGAACGGCCAGACCAGGGCGCCGGCGATCAACGCGATGATGAACCAGCGCTGGGTGGTCGGCAGGGTCAGGAAGTGACTGGCCTTGGCCGGAATCAGCGGCATGCTTG carries:
- a CDS encoding short chain dehydrogenase, translated to MKILLIGAGGTIGSAVDKELSERHEIIRIGRNSGDLQVDISDSASIRQLFEQTGKFDALVCAAGNVTFAPLSEMSEDSFALGLKDKLMGQVNLLLIGREFANDGASFTFTTGVLSHDPIRSGTSAALVNGAIDSFVRAAAIELPRGLRVNSVSPNVLLEAMDKYAPYFRGYKPVPAAEVALAYAKSVEGLQTGQTFHVG
- a CDS encoding LysR family transcriptional regulator, whose amino-acid sequence is MSEMDDLAAFAVLIEAGSFTQAAQQLGCSKGQLSKRISLLESRFGVVLLQRTTRRLSLTAAGAALLPQAQALVVQVERARQALARLKDDMAGPVRMTVPVSLGETFFDGLLLEFSHTYPEVQIELDLSNDYRDLSRDGFDLAVRSEVGNDERLVARPLLAWHEMTCASPGYLEQYGEPLTPQALAEHRCLLNSHYSGREEWLYHQQHELLRVRVSGPFASNHYSLLKKAALAGAGIARLPSYLLQTELADGRLRWLLRDYQTRRMPMYLVHPYQGGLPKRTQVLADYLIDGFKRSGEALDRL
- a CDS encoding ABC transporter ATP-binding protein, with product MLQFENVSTFYGKIQALHSVNVEIRQGEIVTLIGANGAGKSTLLMTLCGSPQAHSGSIRYMGEELVGQTSAQIMRKSIAVVPEGRRVFARLTVEENLAMGGFFTNKSDYQEQMDKVLGLFPRLKERFAQRGGTMSGGEQQMLAIGRALMSKPKLLLLDEPSLGLAPIIIQQIFDIIEQLRKDGVTVFLVEQNANQALKIADRAYVLENGRVVMQGTGEALLTDPKVREAYLGG
- the livG gene encoding high-affinity branched-chain amino acid ABC transporter ATP-binding protein LivG yields the protein MSREILKVENLSMRFGGLLAVNGVALTVKEKQVVALIGPNGAGKTTVFNCLTGFYKPSGGSILLDGQAIEGLPGHKIALKGVVRTFQNVRLFKDMTAVENLLIAQHRHLNTNFLAGLFKTPGFRKSEREAMEFAEYWLDKVNLTAFANRPAGTLAYGQQRRLEIARCMMTRPRILMLDEPAAGLNPKETEDLKALIGMLREEHNVTVLLIEHDMKLVMSISDHIVVINQGTPLADGTPEQIRDNPEVIKAYLGEA
- a CDS encoding high-affinity branched-chain amino acid ABC transporter permease LivM: MTRNLKQALFSALLVWAVAYPVLGLKLTIVGINLEVHGTSDATLITIAVCSVLMFLRVLFDQQISSAWRSSPSMPLIPAKASHFLTLPTTQRWFIIALIAGALVWPFFGSRGAVDIATLVLIYVMLGLGLNIVVGLAGLLDLGYVGFYAVGAYSYALLSHYYGLSFWICLPIAGLMAATFGFLLGFPVLRLRGDYLAIVTLGFGEIIRLFLRNLTGLTGGPNGISNIEKPTFFGLTFERKAAEGMQTFHEYFGLAYNSINKVIFLYLVALFLALAALFVINRLLRMPLGRAWEALREDEIACRALGLNPTVIKLSAFTLGASFAGFAGSFFAARQGLVTPESFTFIESAIILAIVVLGGMGSQLGVILAAVVMILLPEMMREFSEYRMLMFGALMVLMMIWRPQGLLPMQRPHMELRK